From the genome of Vicia villosa cultivar HV-30 ecotype Madison, WI linkage group LG2, Vvil1.0, whole genome shotgun sequence, one region includes:
- the LOC131650424 gene encoding uncharacterized protein LOC131650424, whose translation MGNYISCSLSAGGNKQCRSIKVIFPSGEICKFEEAVKAAELMVEMPSFFVVNTRSLRIGTRFCALHADEELEHGNVYVMIPMKKLNSAVTASDMGSLLITAKRVSAKVNKILPTPEPNLEMVSQPQLNLDDIDEDLSMHRLSVCSRSKKPLLETIAEEKVC comes from the coding sequence ATGGGGAACTACATTTCTTGCAGTCTATCAGCAGGAGGAAACAAGCAGTGTAGAAGCATAAAGGTCATATTCCCAAGTGGAGAGATATGCAAGTTTGAAGAAGCCGTAAAAGCAGCTGAGCTTATGGTTGAGATGCCAAGTTTCTTTGTGGTAAACACTCGGTCGCTACGGATTGGAACAAGGTTTTGTGCCCTCCATGCTGATGAAGAGCTTGAGCATGGTAATGTTTATGTGATGATTCCAATGAAGAAGCTTAACTCTGCTGTCACAGCATCTGACATGGGTTCCTTGCTAATCACGGCCAAAAGAGTCTCTGCAAAAGTCAACAAGATTCTTCCTACTCCAGAACCTAATTTGGAAATGGTATCACAGCCACAGTTGAACTTGGATGACATTGATGAAGACTTGTCTATGCACAGGTTGTCCGTATGCAGCAGGTCAAAGAAACCTTTGTTGGAGACCATAGCAGAAGAAAAAGTGTGCTGA